A single genomic interval of Macadamia integrifolia cultivar HAES 741 chromosome 6, SCU_Mint_v3, whole genome shotgun sequence harbors:
- the LOC122082120 gene encoding ATP-dependent DNA helicase PIF1-like has product MPGGRTAHSRFKIPININDSSVYSFSKQSATAELIRKVKLIIWDEAPMAKRQAIEALDRTLQDITGNSESFGGKVVIFGGDFRQVLPVVPRATRTETVDASLVMSYLWPKMKKLQLTTNMRAINDSCFSEFLLRVGNGEELTKSEDLIRIPDEMVIEHQNDGKSEDDLINAIFPSLQQHAHSTEYITQRAILATKNDTVDKLNEKLIELFPGESVTYYSFDSATDDAETQYPEEFLNSLAPKGLPPHKLVLKKNCPIMLLRNLNPSHGECNGTRLVCRQFQKNVILAEIAVGQFTGNLVPLPRIPLSPTENEGYPFHLKREQFPIRLSFAMTINKSQGQTIPHVGVYLPEPVFSHGQLYVALSRGISMSTTKVLVKNAKIGKKSGSYTKNVVYKEVLLPKRINDLTTSTDEE; this is encoded by the exons ATGCCAGGAGGTCGTACAGCACATTCTAGGTTTAAAATCCCAATTAATATCAATGATTCAAGTGTTTATAGTTTCTCAAAACAAAGTGCCACAGCTGAATTGATACGAAAAGTGAAACTTATCATATGGGACGAAGCTCCAATGGCAAAACGGCAAGCAATTGAAGCACTTGATAGGACATTGCAAGATATAACAGGTAATTCAGAATCCTTTGGAGGAAAAGTTGTGATATTCGGAGGAGATTTTAGGCAGGTGCTTCCAGTAGTTCCTCGAGCTACGAGAACAGAGACTGTAGATGCAAGTTTAGTAATGTCATATTTATGGCCAAAAATGAAGAAGTTACAATTGACAACTAATATGAGGGCAATCAATGATTCTTGTTTCAGTGAGTTTTTATTACGTGTTGGGAATGGGGAAGAACTAACTAAATCTGAAGATTTGATTCGCATTCCTGATGAAATGGTGATAGAACACCAAAATGATGGAAAATCCGAAGATGACTTGATAAATGCAATATTTCCTTCATTACAACAGCATGCTCACTCAACAGAATACATTACACAAAGAGCGATCTTAGCAACAAAGAATGACACAGTGGACAAATTAAATGAGAAACTTATTGAGCTTTTTCCAGGAGAAAGTGTTACATATTATAGCTTTGATTCAGCAACTGATGATGCAGAAACTCAATATCCAGAAGAATTCCTCAATTCATTGGCTCCAAAAGGACTTCCACCGCATAAATTAGTTTTAAAGAAGAATTGTCCAATAATGTTGTTACGTAATTTGAATCCCTCACATGGAGAATGCAATGGAACCCGTTTGGTTTGTCGTCAATTCCAAAAAAATGTCATCCTAGCAGAGATTGCAGTTGGACAATTTACCGGTAATCTTGTTCCTCTCCCTAGAATCCCACTTTCACCAACGGAAAATGAAGGATATCCTTTCCATTTAAAAAGAGAGCAATTCCCAATTAGACTTAGCTTTGCAATGACAATAAATAAATCACAAGGGCAAACTATACCACATGTTGGAGTATATCTTCCTGAACCAGTATTTTCACATGGACAATTATACGTAGCATTATCAAGAGGTATATCGATGTCAACAACCAAAGTTTTAGTGAAAAATGCCAAGATAGGAAAGAAAAGTGGATCTTATACAAAGAACGTGGTCTACAAAGAAGTTCTTCTACCAAAAAG gATCAATGATTTAACAACTTCTACTGATGAAGAGTAA
- the LOC122082121 gene encoding peroxidase 57-like, with amino-acid sequence MKAFSTVSFGLTLVVLVNYICLCYGDLRIGYYQGKCPSNRTDVEQIVKRSISAQFGLDATVVPALLRLQFHDCFVRGCDASILLDGPKSEKNAPPNLTVRGYDVIDKAKADVEQSCPGIVSCSDIIIMAAREAVVLGGGQYFDVMTGRRDGLYSIASQAVNLLPAAEISVTDSIALFASLGIDVPDMVTLIGSHTVGVSHCSAFQDRLYNYNNTGKADPTMDRGLLNSLKGTCPQNATNDNLANLDQNPLSFNIVDNSFFMQIQNNKGVIGIDQEINQDKRTNVTVHLLANDNVIFNAQFAAALVKLGAVNVLLDPLGEIRTLCRSTNDAPAPPPSRR; translated from the exons ATGAAGGCCTTCTCAACAGTCTCATTTGGCCTTACCTTAGTAGTTTTAGTAAACTACATTTGTTTGTGTTATGGTGATCTGCGGATAGGTTACTACCAGGGGAAGTGTCCTAGCAATCGTACAGATGTTGAGCAGATTGTCAAAAGATCTATATCCGCTCAATTTGGATTGGATGCAACCGTGGTTCCTGCACTCCTTCGCTTGCAATTCCATGATTGCTTTGTCCGG GGATGTGATGCATCAATACTCCTAGATGGCCCTAAAAGTGAGAAGAATGCACCTCCAAACTTAACTGTGAGAGGTTATGATGTCATTGATAAAGCTAAAGCTGATGTAGAGCAAAGCTGCCCGGGCATCGTCTCTTGTTCTGATATCATTATCATGGCTGCTAGGGAGGCTGTTGTCTTG GGTGGAGGACAGTACTTTGATGTAATGACAGGGAGAAGGGATGGCCTATATTCAATCGCAAGCCAAGCTGTGAATCTTCTACCTGCTGCTGAAATTTCAGTGACTGATTCTATTGCATTATTTGCAAGTCTAGGAATTGATGTTCCAGACATGGTTACTCTCATTG GTTCTCACACAGTAGGGGTTTCACATTGTTCTGCCTTCCAGGATCGTCTCTACAATTACAACAACACAGGAAAGGCTGATCCAACTATGGATCGTGGTCTACTTAACTCACTAAAAGGGACATGTCCCCAGAACGCAACAAATGACAACTTAGCTAATTTGGATCAGAACCCTTTGAGTTTTAACATTGTAGACAACTCCTTCTTCATGCAGATTCAGAACAATAAAGGAGTTATAGGAATTGATCAAGAGATAAATCAGGACAAGAGAACTAATGTCACAGTGCATCTGCTAGCCAATGATAATGTGATCTTTAATGCACAATTTGCTGCTGCCCTTGTTAAATTGGGAGCTGTAAATGTACTTTTAGATCCTTTGGGAGAGATTAGGACTTTGTGTCGATCGACTAATGACGCTCCTGCCCCTCCACCAAGTAGGCGTTAA